A single genomic interval of Nonomuraea rubra harbors:
- a CDS encoding DUF4350 domain-containing protein — protein MSVATPQAPPGQSYPTSPTARSTWRAGRMIGLLGALVVLIAVLGVLLGPERAPARYLDPDDTSLSGSKALAELLRDRGVTVDRVDSVEAAAAKAATGNRLLLITDTMYVDEFELARIPGDRLVVGNVFGLPALAPGVRLEAAGVRPRSREPECGLPAATAAGSAYLGGVALRGPSGATACYPADDGHTLVSFPYASGVITVVGDGGFMTNQRLAEDGNAALALNLIGTGRPVTWLVPPETPPALDLPGERGQSMYDLMPASIRWAVYMSIIAVGVAAFWRGRRLGPVVAEKLPVIVRASETVEGRGRLYRARRARERAADALRAGTIDRLTPRLGLASGAGRHEIVSAIAARTGQDAQQVGAALYGPPPVDDAGLVGLAGYLDFMERLISEL, from the coding sequence ATGAGCGTCGCCACCCCCCAGGCCCCTCCGGGGCAGTCCTACCCGACCTCCCCCACCGCCCGCTCCACCTGGCGGGCCGGCCGGATGATCGGGCTCCTGGGCGCCCTCGTCGTGCTCATCGCCGTCCTGGGCGTGCTGCTCGGCCCCGAGCGGGCCCCCGCGCGCTACCTCGACCCCGACGACACCTCGCTGTCCGGTTCCAAGGCGCTGGCCGAGCTGCTGCGCGACCGGGGCGTGACCGTCGACCGGGTCGACTCCGTCGAGGCCGCCGCCGCCAAGGCCGCCACGGGCAACCGGCTGCTGCTGATCACCGACACCATGTACGTCGACGAGTTCGAGCTGGCCAGGATCCCCGGCGACCGCCTGGTCGTCGGCAACGTCTTCGGCCTGCCCGCCCTGGCCCCCGGCGTGCGGCTGGAGGCGGCCGGGGTCAGGCCCCGCTCCCGCGAGCCCGAGTGCGGCCTGCCCGCCGCCACCGCCGCGGGCAGCGCCTACCTGGGCGGCGTGGCGCTGCGCGGCCCGTCGGGCGCCACCGCCTGCTACCCCGCGGACGACGGGCACACCCTGGTCAGCTTCCCGTACGCGAGCGGCGTCATCACGGTCGTCGGCGACGGCGGCTTCATGACCAACCAGCGCCTGGCCGAGGACGGCAACGCGGCCCTGGCGCTCAACCTCATCGGCACCGGCAGGCCCGTCACCTGGCTGGTGCCACCCGAGACGCCGCCCGCGCTCGACCTGCCCGGCGAGCGCGGCCAGTCGATGTACGACCTGATGCCGGCCAGCATCCGCTGGGCCGTCTACATGTCGATCATCGCGGTGGGCGTGGCCGCGTTCTGGCGCGGCCGGCGGCTGGGGCCCGTGGTGGCGGAGAAGCTGCCGGTCATCGTCAGGGCGTCCGAGACCGTCGAGGGGCGCGGCCGGCTCTACCGGGCCAGGCGCGCCAGGGAACGCGCGGCCGACGCGCTGCGCGCGGGCACGATCGACCGGCTCACTCCCAGGCTGGGGCTGGCGTCCGGCGCGGGCAGGCACGAGATCGTCTCGGCGATCGCCGCCCGCACGGGGCAGGACGCGCAGCAGGTCGGCGCCGCGCTCTACGGCCCGCCACCGGTGGACGACGCGGGGCTCGTCGGGCTGGCCGGATATCTGGACTTCATGGAGAGGCTGATCAGTGAACTCTGA
- a CDS encoding AAA family ATPase, translating to MPTGGPAANGDSAREALGALRAEVAKAVVGQDAVVTGLVIALLCRGHVLLEGVPGVAKTLMVRTLASALSLDFKRVQFTPDLMPGDVTGSLIFDTKTAEFEFREGPVFTNLLLADEINRTPPKTQAALLEAMEERQVSVEGSARELPDPFVVCATQNPVEYEGTYQLPEAQLDRFLLKLTVPLPPREQEISVLDRHARGFDPRDLSDIKAVASAEDLAAGREAAAKVHVAPEVLGYIVDVARATRNSPSLQLGVSPRGATALLAAARAWAWLSGRPYVTPDDVKALARPALRHRVQLRPEAELEGATADGLLDGILASVPVPR from the coding sequence GTGCCGACCGGCGGGCCGGCCGCCAACGGCGACTCCGCCAGGGAGGCGCTCGGCGCGCTGCGCGCCGAGGTGGCCAAGGCCGTGGTCGGGCAGGACGCGGTCGTGACGGGGCTGGTCATCGCGTTGCTGTGCAGGGGGCACGTGCTGCTCGAAGGCGTGCCCGGCGTGGCCAAGACGCTGATGGTGCGCACGCTGGCCTCGGCGCTGTCGCTGGACTTCAAGCGGGTGCAGTTCACGCCCGACCTGATGCCCGGCGACGTGACCGGGTCGTTGATCTTCGACACGAAGACCGCGGAGTTCGAGTTCCGCGAGGGGCCCGTGTTCACGAACCTGCTGCTCGCCGACGAGATCAACCGCACGCCGCCGAAGACGCAGGCGGCGCTGCTGGAGGCGATGGAGGAGCGGCAGGTCAGCGTGGAGGGCTCGGCCCGCGAGCTGCCCGACCCGTTCGTGGTGTGCGCGACGCAGAACCCCGTCGAGTACGAGGGCACCTACCAGCTCCCCGAGGCCCAGCTCGACCGGTTCCTGCTCAAGCTGACCGTGCCGCTGCCGCCGCGCGAGCAGGAGATCTCGGTGCTCGACCGGCACGCCCGCGGCTTCGACCCGCGCGACCTGTCCGACATCAAGGCCGTCGCCTCGGCCGAGGACCTGGCCGCGGGCCGGGAGGCGGCCGCGAAGGTGCACGTGGCGCCCGAGGTGCTCGGCTACATCGTGGACGTGGCCCGCGCCACCAGGAACTCGCCGTCGCTGCAGCTCGGCGTCTCCCCGCGCGGCGCCACGGCGCTGCTGGCCGCCGCCCGGGCGTGGGCGTGGCTGTCCGGGCGGCCGTACGTCACTCCCGACGATGTCAAGGCGCTGGCCAGGCCCGCGCTGCGGCACCGCGTGCAGCTCCGGCCGGAGGCCGAGCTGGAGGGGGCGACCGCCGACGGCCTGCTCGACGGCATCCTCGCCTCGGTCCCGGTCCCGCGTTGA
- a CDS encoding DUF58 domain-containing protein, whose product MALTGRAGLVAAIGIVVVLFAPQPGPALAGVCLLLAAGIVVDLTFAGAVRPLRFHRSGDTLVRLGQQATVELVVENPGGRRVRGLLRDAWPPSAGVYPRVAALDVPAGERRKLVVSLSPTRRGDRSSVAITVRSLGPLGLAARQGNHQAPWTVRVLPPFLSRKHLPSRLARLRELDGQHPALVRGQGTEFDSLREYVVGDDVRSIDWRATARRHDVVVRTWRPERDRRVLIVLDTGRTSAGRVGAAPIYLAGADASGAGLFLRPDPRPAPGWPRLDWSMDAALLLAALAARAGDQVDFLAHDRAVRAWVSGASRTELLSSLVNVMAPIEAELVEADSQAMVAAILSRAKRRCLVVLLTDLNAAAMDEGLMPVLPKLSSRHLVLVAGVSDPSVAAMAGRRGSVEEVYDAAAAEQAQLGRRRITARLRRHGVEVVDAPPEDIAPALADAYLALKAAGRL is encoded by the coding sequence ATGGCTCTGACGGGACGTGCCGGGCTGGTCGCGGCGATCGGGATCGTGGTGGTGCTGTTCGCGCCGCAGCCCGGGCCCGCGCTGGCCGGGGTCTGCCTGCTGCTGGCCGCGGGGATCGTCGTGGACCTGACGTTCGCGGGTGCCGTGCGGCCGCTGCGCTTCCACCGGTCCGGCGACACGCTGGTCCGGCTCGGCCAGCAGGCCACGGTGGAGCTGGTGGTCGAGAACCCGGGCGGCAGGCGCGTACGCGGCCTGCTCAGGGACGCCTGGCCGCCCTCCGCGGGGGTGTACCCGCGGGTGGCCGCGCTGGACGTGCCCGCCGGGGAGCGCCGCAAGCTGGTCGTCTCGCTCAGCCCGACCAGGCGCGGCGACCGGTCGTCCGTGGCGATCACCGTGCGCTCGCTCGGCCCGCTGGGCCTGGCCGCCCGCCAGGGCAACCACCAGGCGCCGTGGACGGTGCGGGTGCTGCCGCCGTTCCTGTCGCGCAAGCACCTGCCCTCCCGGCTGGCCCGGCTGCGCGAGCTCGACGGCCAGCACCCGGCGCTGGTGCGCGGGCAGGGCACCGAGTTCGACTCGCTGCGCGAGTACGTGGTGGGCGACGACGTGCGCTCGATCGACTGGCGGGCCACCGCGCGCCGGCACGACGTCGTCGTACGCACCTGGCGGCCCGAGCGCGACCGCCGCGTGCTAATCGTGCTCGACACCGGCCGCACCTCGGCCGGGCGGGTCGGCGCCGCGCCGATCTACCTGGCGGGGGCCGACGCGAGCGGCGCCGGGCTGTTCCTGCGGCCCGACCCCCGGCCCGCGCCCGGCTGGCCGCGCCTGGACTGGTCGATGGACGCCGCCCTGCTGCTGGCCGCGCTGGCCGCCAGGGCCGGCGACCAGGTGGACTTCCTGGCCCACGACCGGGCCGTACGCGCCTGGGTGAGCGGGGCGTCGCGTACCGAGCTGCTGTCGTCGCTGGTCAACGTGATGGCGCCGATCGAGGCGGAGCTGGTCGAGGCCGACTCGCAGGCCATGGTGGCCGCCATCCTGTCGCGGGCCAAGCGGCGCTGCCTGGTGGTGCTGCTCACCGACCTGAACGCGGCGGCCATGGACGAGGGCCTGATGCCGGTCCTGCCGAAGCTCTCCTCGCGCCACCTGGTGCTGGTGGCTGGGGTGTCCGACCCGTCCGTCGCGGCCATGGCGGGCCGCCGCGGGTCGGTCGAGGAGGTGTACGACGCGGCGGCGGCCGAGCAGGCCCAGCTCGGCCGCAGGCGCATCACGGCCAGGCTGCGGCGGCACGGGGTCGAGGTCGTGGACGCGCCCCCGGAGGACATCGCGCCCGCGCTCGCCGACGCGTACCTGGCGTTGAAGGCCGCGGGCCGGCTCTAG
- a CDS encoding stage II sporulation protein M, with translation MDIDAFVTAHRPVWDRLDHLVKHRSSLTGAEVDELVELYQRVATHLSMVRSSSKDPMLVGRLSALVARARSAVTGAHTPAWREVTRFFTVSFPVVAYRARWWWLAVTVAFLVVGWVMGAWVAANPDVQASIASPDEITQLVEEDFADYYSEHPAASFASRVWTNNAWVAAQMIMYAAVLGLPIPYALYANAENVAVSGGLMASRDKLDIFFGLILPHGLLELTAIFLAAAVGLRLGWTVVDPGPRRRIEALAEQGRAVMSVAMGLVVVLFVSGLIEAFVTPSGLPTWARVGIGVLAEAVFLAYVIIFGRRALRENETGDIERAPDVAPTA, from the coding sequence GTGGACATCGATGCGTTCGTCACAGCACACCGCCCCGTGTGGGACCGGCTCGATCACCTGGTCAAGCACCGCTCCTCGCTGACCGGGGCAGAGGTGGACGAGCTGGTGGAGCTGTACCAGCGGGTGGCGACGCACCTGTCCATGGTCCGCTCGTCGTCCAAGGACCCGATGCTGGTCGGACGGCTGTCCGCGCTGGTGGCCAGGGCCAGGTCCGCCGTCACCGGCGCGCACACCCCCGCCTGGCGCGAGGTGACGCGGTTCTTCACGGTGTCGTTCCCCGTGGTGGCCTACCGGGCGCGGTGGTGGTGGCTGGCGGTCACGGTGGCGTTCCTGGTGGTGGGGTGGGTGATGGGCGCGTGGGTGGCGGCCAACCCCGACGTGCAGGCGTCGATCGCCAGCCCCGACGAGATCACGCAGCTCGTCGAGGAGGACTTCGCCGACTACTACTCCGAGCATCCGGCCGCCTCGTTCGCCAGCCGCGTGTGGACCAACAACGCGTGGGTGGCGGCACAGATGATCATGTACGCGGCGGTGCTGGGCCTGCCGATCCCGTACGCGCTCTACGCCAACGCCGAGAACGTGGCCGTCTCCGGCGGCCTGATGGCCTCCAGGGACAAGCTGGACATCTTCTTCGGCCTGATCCTGCCGCACGGCCTGCTGGAGCTGACCGCCATCTTCCTGGCGGCGGCCGTGGGCCTGCGCCTGGGCTGGACGGTCGTCGACCCGGGGCCGCGCAGGCGGATCGAGGCGCTGGCCGAGCAGGGCCGCGCGGTGATGAGCGTGGCCATGGGGCTGGTCGTGGTGCTGTTCGTGTCGGGGCTGATCGAGGCGTTCGTGACCCCGTCGGGGCTGCCCACGTGGGCGCGGGTCGGCATCGGGGTGCTCGCCGAGGCGGTCTTCCTCGCGTACGTGATCATCTTCGGCCGCAGGGCGCTGCGCGAGAACGAGACCGGCGACATCGAACGGGCCCCCGACGTCGCCCCGACCGCCTAG
- a CDS encoding RDD family protein — MSEVVTGDAVVVEVRVAQMPSRALAIVIDMAVQFTVLVAAYALLGAFAAITDSAMFGAVMIVLVVLVLVGYPVIFETLSRGRSLGKLALGLRVVGDDGSPVRFRQALFRGLAGVLEFWMFSGAPALIASMVSQRGKRLGDVFAGTIVISERAPRESGQLIVMPPQLASWATTLELSQLPDEVAQAARQYLSRWHDLTPQVQHEMGVRIATQVAAFVSPSAPGGVPPHAYLSAVLAERRRREQARFAQRLGNGRPQQGSYPQPGPIQAGPYGPPPPAPYAPAGPAPYQQQQMPPAPPAPAPEPPKATPGGFAPPQ; from the coding sequence ATGTCGGAGGTTGTGACCGGCGACGCCGTCGTCGTCGAAGTGCGGGTGGCCCAGATGCCCTCGCGGGCCCTGGCGATCGTCATCGACATGGCCGTGCAGTTCACGGTTCTGGTCGCCGCCTACGCGCTGTTAGGGGCGTTCGCGGCCATCACGGACTCCGCCATGTTCGGGGCCGTCATGATCGTCCTGGTCGTGCTGGTGCTGGTCGGCTACCCGGTGATCTTCGAGACGCTCAGCAGGGGCCGCAGCCTCGGCAAGCTGGCGCTCGGGCTCCGGGTGGTCGGCGACGACGGCAGCCCCGTGCGCTTCAGGCAGGCGCTGTTCCGCGGGCTGGCCGGGGTCCTGGAGTTCTGGATGTTCTCGGGGGCGCCGGCGCTGATCGCGTCGATGGTCTCGCAGCGGGGCAAGCGGCTCGGCGACGTGTTCGCGGGCACCATCGTGATCTCCGAGCGGGCGCCGCGCGAGTCGGGGCAGCTCATCGTCATGCCGCCGCAGCTCGCGAGCTGGGCGACCACGCTGGAGCTGTCCCAGCTGCCCGACGAGGTGGCGCAGGCCGCGCGGCAGTACCTGTCGCGCTGGCACGACCTCACGCCGCAGGTGCAGCACGAGATGGGGGTGCGGATCGCGACCCAGGTGGCGGCCTTCGTCTCGCCGTCGGCTCCTGGCGGGGTGCCGCCGCACGCGTACCTGAGCGCCGTCCTGGCGGAGCGCCGGCGCCGCGAGCAGGCGCGGTTCGCGCAGCGCCTGGGGAACGGCCGGCCCCAGCAGGGCTCGTACCCGCAACCCGGGCCTATCCAGGCGGGGCCGTACGGGCCACCGCCACCGGCACCGTACGCGCCTGCCGGTCCGGCCCCGTACCAGCAGCAGCAGATGCCGCCGGCTCCGCCCGCACCCGCACCGGAGCCGCCGAAGGCGACTCCGGGCGGGTTCGCGCCGCCTCAGTGA
- a CDS encoding LVIVD repeat-containing protein, with the protein MVAAAAVLALTGMPAQAADIPPPDTVVTSPNVTHVLNVPKPAPIAGTINTDLAFQGDYAYVGNYGGFSIYDISNPRNVRPVSSVVCPGSQMDVSVYGDLLFTAVDSSRNNDSCSSTGQSASIKESWEGVRIFDVSDKANPRYIKSVETNCGSHTLTLVPGKGRDRHRNVYIYVSSYQPADNFPDCAPPHDKISIIKVPLRDPAAAAVAATPVVFPDGGNETQPGLLLPTSGCHDITVYAEKDIAAGACMGDGVLFDISDRLNPRVTARTTDPNFAFWHSATFSNDARKVVFTDELGGGNGATCNEATGPNRGADAIYEIVRGQLVFKSYFKISRYQADSENCVAHNGSLIPVKGRDIMVQAWYMGGVSIWDFTDAANPKELGYFDRGPRAAGGGGGIWSAYYYNGYIYGADFHEGLDVIKINDPRTDSARYVRTDRLNTQTQESYHGRRHG; encoded by the coding sequence ATGGTCGCGGCGGCCGCCGTCTTAGCCCTGACCGGCATGCCCGCCCAGGCCGCCGACATCCCGCCGCCCGACACCGTGGTCACCAGCCCCAACGTGACCCACGTGCTGAACGTCCCCAAGCCCGCCCCCATCGCCGGCACCATCAACACCGACCTCGCCTTCCAGGGCGACTACGCCTACGTGGGCAACTACGGCGGCTTCTCGATCTACGACATCAGCAACCCCAGGAACGTCAGGCCGGTCAGCTCCGTCGTCTGCCCCGGCTCCCAGATGGACGTCAGCGTCTACGGCGACCTGCTGTTCACCGCCGTGGACTCCTCCCGCAACAACGACTCCTGCAGCAGCACGGGGCAGAGCGCCTCGATCAAGGAGTCGTGGGAGGGCGTACGCATCTTCGACGTCTCCGACAAGGCCAACCCGCGCTACATCAAGTCGGTCGAGACCAACTGCGGCTCCCACACCCTGACCCTGGTGCCGGGCAAGGGCCGCGACCGGCACAGGAACGTCTACATCTACGTGTCGTCGTACCAGCCGGCCGACAACTTCCCCGACTGCGCGCCGCCGCACGACAAGATCTCGATCATCAAGGTGCCGCTGCGTGACCCGGCCGCCGCCGCGGTCGCCGCCACCCCGGTCGTCTTCCCCGACGGCGGCAACGAGACCCAGCCCGGCCTGCTCCTGCCCACCAGCGGCTGCCACGACATCACCGTCTACGCCGAGAAGGACATCGCCGCGGGCGCGTGCATGGGTGACGGCGTGCTGTTCGACATCTCCGACCGGCTGAACCCCAGGGTGACCGCCAGGACGACCGACCCGAACTTCGCGTTCTGGCACTCGGCCACCTTCAGCAACGACGCCAGGAAGGTCGTCTTCACCGACGAGCTCGGCGGCGGCAACGGCGCGACCTGCAACGAGGCCACCGGCCCGAACCGCGGGGCGGACGCCATCTACGAGATCGTCAGAGGGCAGCTCGTCTTCAAGAGCTACTTCAAGATCTCGCGCTACCAGGCCGACAGCGAGAACTGCGTCGCGCACAACGGCTCGCTGATCCCCGTCAAGGGCCGCGACATCATGGTGCAGGCCTGGTACATGGGCGGGGTGTCGATCTGGGACTTCACCGACGCCGCCAACCCGAAGGAGCTCGGCTACTTCGACCGCGGTCCCCGCGCGGCGGGCGGCGGCGGTGGCATCTGGTCCGCCTACTACTACAACGGTTACATCTACGGGGCCGACTTCCACGAGGGCCTCGACGTCATCAAGATCAACGACCCGCGTACCGACAGCGCCAGGTACGTGCGTACCGACCGGCTGAACACCCAGACGCAGGAGTCGTACCACGGCCGGAGGCACGGCTGA